In Paracoccus aerodenitrificans, the following are encoded in one genomic region:
- a CDS encoding ABC transporter permease, whose protein sequence is MATPLDPHAAIVTEAAGIDDGPLRTVDGQPLEKALARSSRAARRRAFMLVLPLLAFIVITFIMPIGQMLYRSVHNDGFAANMPQISAWFAETKPGTEPDEAAYAALAADLLASAEARSIGVVGTRINYEKSGTRSLFTSTGRQVRRGIEPPYREALLEIDDEWGDPELWGAMRNVSSAYTDSFYLASIDRTRNAQGEIERVEEHRRIYITLFMRTLALSALITALTFILGFPVAHLLATLPIRKSNMLMILVLLPFWTSLLVRTTSWMVLLQQQGVINDTLVWLGIIDQQGRLQMIYNQIGTIVAMTHILLPFMILPLYSVMRTINPGYVRAARSLGATSWTAFRRIYFPLTLPGLGAGALLVFILAIGYYITPALVGGSSGQLISNMIAEHMTGTLNWSMAAALAAILLGGVLILYWIYDRLVGIDNLKLG, encoded by the coding sequence ATGGCGACACCACTCGACCCGCATGCCGCGATTGTGACCGAAGCGGCAGGGATCGATGACGGTCCGTTAAGAACCGTTGACGGTCAGCCGCTGGAAAAGGCTCTGGCACGAAGTTCCCGCGCAGCGCGTCGGCGGGCATTCATGCTTGTGCTGCCATTGCTGGCTTTCATTGTGATCACATTCATCATGCCTATCGGGCAGATGCTGTATCGCTCGGTCCATAATGATGGATTCGCGGCGAATATGCCGCAGATCTCGGCATGGTTTGCGGAAACCAAACCCGGAACCGAACCGGACGAAGCCGCCTATGCCGCGCTTGCCGCCGATCTGCTGGCATCCGCCGAAGCACGCAGCATCGGCGTGGTCGGCACGAGGATCAATTACGAAAAATCCGGTACACGGTCGCTGTTCACCTCGACTGGCCGTCAGGTCCGGCGCGGGATCGAGCCGCCCTATCGTGAGGCCCTTCTGGAGATAGACGATGAATGGGGCGATCCGGAATTATGGGGCGCGATGCGCAATGTGTCCTCGGCCTATACGGATTCCTTCTATCTCGCCTCGATAGACCGGACCCGCAATGCGCAGGGAGAGATCGAGCGTGTCGAGGAGCACCGGCGGATTTATATCACCCTGTTCATGCGCACTCTGGCACTGTCTGCGCTGATCACCGCGCTGACCTTCATTCTGGGCTTTCCTGTGGCGCATCTTCTGGCGACATTGCCGATCCGCAAGTCGAATATGCTGATGATTCTGGTGCTGCTGCCCTTCTGGACCTCGCTTCTGGTCCGCACGACATCATGGATGGTGTTGTTGCAGCAGCAGGGGGTTATCAACGACACGCTGGTCTGGCTGGGGATCATCGACCAGCAGGGGCGGTTGCAGATGATCTATAACCAGATCGGGACGATTGTCGCGATGACCCATATCCTGCTCCCCTTCATGATTCTGCCGCTTTATTCGGTGATGCGCACGATCAATCCGGGTTATGTCCGGGCCGCGCGTTCACTCGGGGCGACAAGCTGGACGGCGTTTCGCAGGATCTATTTCCCGCTGACCCTGCCGGGTCTTGGGGCAGGCGCGCTGCTCGTTTTCATTCTGGCGATTGGTTATTACATCACGCCTGCGCTTGTCGGCGGATCATCCGGGCAGCTTATCTCGAACATGATCGCCGAACATATGACCGGCACGCTGAACTGGTCGATGGCGGCGGCTCTGGCGGCAATTCTGCTTGGCGGGGTGCTGATCCTCTACTGGATCTATGACCGGCTGGTCGGCATCGACAATCTGAAGCTGGGATAG
- a CDS encoding ABC transporter permease: MALPKYASPLERIWHWSYLALCSAIFVFLIAPILVIIPLSFNADRFFTFTQEMLSFDPDGYSLQWYDELLTFGMSAPDAPRNGSWFADMWANSKWVNAAKNSVIVGIFSTLVATVLGTLAALGLARPEMPFRRLIMATLISPMIVPLIITATGLFFFYSSACVPEGSWLHMLLGPFLSNRGCLANTYTGVILAHATLGIPFVIITVTATLIGFDQSLNRAAASLGANPRTTFFQITMPLILPGIISGALFAFVTSFDEVVVVLFIAGPEQQTIPRQMWTGIREQISPAILAIATLLVVFSIALLTTVEILRRRSEKIRGITPS, from the coding sequence ATGGCACTTCCGAAATACGCTTCCCCGCTGGAACGGATCTGGCACTGGAGCTATCTGGCGCTTTGTTCGGCGATCTTCGTCTTCCTGATCGCGCCGATCCTTGTGATCATTCCTCTCAGCTTCAATGCCGACCGCTTCTTTACCTTCACGCAGGAGATGCTGTCCTTCGACCCCGACGGTTATTCGCTGCAATGGTATGATGAGTTGCTGACCTTCGGCATGTCGGCCCCGGATGCTCCGCGGAACGGGTCGTGGTTCGCGGATATGTGGGCGAATTCGAAATGGGTGAATGCGGCGAAGAACTCTGTCATCGTCGGGATTTTCTCGACACTGGTCGCGACGGTACTGGGTACGCTAGCCGCTCTTGGACTGGCGCGGCCCGAAATGCCGTTTCGCCGGTTGATCATGGCGACGCTGATATCTCCGATGATCGTGCCGCTGATTATAACCGCGACGGGGCTGTTTTTCTTCTATTCCTCGGCCTGTGTCCCCGAGGGGTCTTGGCTGCATATGTTGCTGGGGCCATTCCTGTCCAATCGGGGCTGTCTGGCGAATACCTATACAGGTGTCATTCTTGCGCATGCTACACTGGGCATCCCCTTCGTCATCATCACCGTGACCGCAACGCTGATCGGCTTCGACCAGTCCCTGAACCGGGCGGCAGCCAGCCTTGGCGCCAATCCCCGCACAACCTTCTTCCAGATCACCATGCCGCTGATCCTGCCGGGGATCATATCGGGGGCGCTGTTCGCCTTCGTGACCTCGTTCGATGAGGTCGTTGTGGTTCTGTTCATCGCAGGACCCGAACAGCAGACCATCCCGCGCCAGATGTGGACGGGGATCCGGGAGCAGATCTCTCCGGCAATCCTCGCCATCGCAACGCTGCTGGTGGTGTTTTCAATTGCGCTGCTGACAACAGTGGAAATCCTGCGCCGCCGGTCCGAGAAGATCCGGGGGATTACGCCGTCTTAG
- a CDS encoding AEC family transporter, with amino-acid sequence MSALFNVVLPVFLVLGFGYVAVWRRLFSESSVDGVMSFAQNFAVPVLLFQSISQLDLQAEFNLSLLFAFYTGAFISFILGAMGARWMGRPPEDCVAIGFVCLFSNSLLLGVPITQSAYGNEALAGNWTIIAVHSPVIYTFGITVMEFTRSRGQDLSVGRVALRAMKGVIRTPLVIGILAGFIANGLMQAGLELPKGFWDAVGMMARAGLPTALFALGGVLFRYRPEGDGRAIAMCCILSLIVHPGVTFGLGSLLGLDTASMRSAVVTGSMPPGVNAFLFASIYSAGKRVAASSVLVGTTLSVLTISVWLAILP; translated from the coding sequence ATGAGCGCATTGTTCAACGTCGTTCTGCCGGTCTTTCTGGTTCTGGGTTTCGGCTATGTTGCGGTATGGCGGCGCCTGTTTTCGGAATCCTCGGTCGATGGCGTCATGAGCTTCGCCCAGAATTTCGCGGTCCCGGTGCTGCTGTTTCAATCCATTTCCCAGCTTGACCTTCAGGCAGAGTTCAACCTGTCCCTGCTGTTCGCGTTCTATACCGGAGCGTTCATCTCATTCATCCTTGGCGCAATGGGCGCAAGATGGATGGGACGCCCGCCCGAGGATTGCGTCGCCATCGGCTTTGTCTGTCTGTTCTCGAACTCGCTTCTTCTCGGTGTGCCGATCACGCAAAGCGCCTATGGCAACGAGGCGCTTGCCGGAAACTGGACGATCATCGCCGTGCATTCTCCGGTCATTTATACGTTCGGCATCACGGTGATGGAGTTCACCCGCTCACGCGGTCAGGACCTCTCGGTCGGACGTGTCGCGCTGCGGGCCATGAAAGGTGTGATCCGCACCCCTCTGGTGATCGGTATCCTTGCAGGTTTCATCGCAAACGGGCTGATGCAGGCAGGTCTGGAACTGCCGAAGGGGTTCTGGGACGCGGTCGGCATGATGGCGCGGGCCGGGTTGCCGACAGCCCTGTTTGCGCTTGGCGGAGTCCTATTCCGCTATCGCCCCGAAGGCGACGGCCGCGCCATCGCCATGTGCTGCATATTATCGCTGATCGTCCATCCCGGAGTGACCTTCGGACTGGGCTCCCTGCTGGGACTGGACACGGCCTCGATGCGTTCCGCCGTCGTGACGGGGTCAATGCCGCCGGGCGTGAACGCATTCCTATTCGCATCGATCTACAGCGCCGGAAAGCGCGTTGCGGCGTCCAGCGTATTGGTGGGAACGACGTTGTCGGTGCTGACAATCTCTGTCTGGCTAGCGATTTTGCCGTAG
- a CDS encoding MBL fold metallo-hydrolase, whose amino-acid sequence MIRVTILGCGSSGGVPRIGGNWGACDPANPKNRRRRCSILIERIGQDGRTVLLVDTGPDMVPQLLGTDVRTLDAVIWTHPHADHVHGIDDLRQLAYNARARVQGYADTPTTEALLSRFNYIFRSAPESNYPPICDLHPFEETTSFDGKGGTLRITPFEVPHGEINALGLKIETQKGGIIYLPDVQTIPEDAWPVIGSPEIFICDALRHDPHPSHTHLAQTLDWIKRSGAGLGVLTNMHIDMDYQATDAETPANVIPAYDGMVLEAAP is encoded by the coding sequence ATGATCCGCGTGACCATCCTCGGCTGTGGCTCATCCGGGGGGGTGCCGCGCATCGGCGGTAATTGGGGTGCCTGCGATCCCGCCAATCCGAAGAACCGCCGTCGCCGCTGTTCCATCCTGATTGAGCGGATCGGTCAGGACGGCAGAACCGTGCTTCTGGTCGATACCGGCCCCGATATGGTGCCGCAATTGCTGGGAACGGATGTCCGGACGCTGGACGCGGTGATCTGGACCCATCCCCATGCCGATCATGTCCACGGCATCGACGATCTGCGCCAGCTTGCCTATAATGCCCGCGCTCGCGTTCAGGGCTATGCCGACACGCCTACCACCGAGGCGCTGCTCAGCCGGTTCAACTATATTTTCAGAAGCGCACCCGAATCGAACTACCCGCCGATCTGCGATCTCCATCCCTTTGAAGAGACGACAAGCTTCGACGGAAAAGGCGGGACGCTGCGGATCACGCCGTTCGAAGTACCGCATGGGGAAATCAACGCTCTTGGCCTGAAGATCGAGACGCAAAAAGGCGGGATCATCTATCTGCCCGATGTGCAGACCATTCCGGAGGACGCATGGCCGGTCATCGGCTCTCCTGAAATCTTCATCTGCGACGCGCTGCGTCACGATCCGCATCCCAGCCATACCCATCTTGCGCAAACGCTCGACTGGATCAAACGTTCGGGGGCAGGTCTGGGAGTGCTGACAAACATGCATATCGACATGGATTATCAGGCAACCGACGCAGAAACCCCCGCCAATGTGATTCCGGCCTATGACGGGATGGTGCTGGAAGCCGCGCCATGA
- a CDS encoding TatD family hydrolase, with the protein MPFPDAGAAVSIVDSHCHLDFHNFDEDRDELIARAKAAGVTRMVTICTRLREEPKIRAIAESHDGIFYAAGTHPMSVAEEPMITVEDLVALARHPKFVGIGETGLDYHYTAESAAAQQESLRIHIEAARRTGLPLIIHARDADEDMARILTEEHRAGAYSCVMHCFSSGAELAQAALDLGFYLSMSGIAAFPRSTELREIFAAAPIDRILVETDAPYLAPPPHRGKRNEPAFVTRTAAKGAEIFGLSYEEFAAQTSANFDRLFTRAAA; encoded by the coding sequence ATGCCCTTTCCCGATGCCGGTGCGGCCGTCTCGATCGTGGACAGCCATTGCCATCTCGATTTCCATAATTTTGATGAAGACCGGGACGAGTTGATTGCCCGCGCGAAAGCCGCAGGCGTGACCCGCATGGTCACGATCTGCACAAGGCTGCGAGAAGAGCCGAAAATCCGCGCCATTGCCGAATCTCATGACGGTATTTTCTACGCTGCCGGCACCCACCCGATGAGCGTCGCCGAAGAGCCGATGATAACCGTCGAAGATCTGGTCGCATTGGCCCGGCATCCCAAATTCGTCGGCATCGGGGAAACCGGGCTGGATTATCACTACACCGCCGAAAGCGCCGCCGCGCAGCAGGAATCGCTGCGCATCCATATCGAGGCCGCGCGGCGCACCGGGCTTCCTCTGATCATCCATGCCCGCGATGCGGATGAGGATATGGCCCGCATTCTGACCGAAGAGCATCGCGCGGGCGCATATTCCTGCGTAATGCATTGCTTTTCCTCGGGGGCAGAGCTGGCGCAGGCGGCGCTTGATCTGGGGTTCTATTTGTCCATGTCCGGCATCGCCGCTTTCCCACGCTCGACCGAGTTGCGGGAAATCTTCGCCGCCGCACCGATTGATCGCATTCTGGTGGAAACCGATGCGCCCTATCTGGCTCCGCCGCCCCATCGCGGCAAACGGAACGAACCGGCTTTCGTCACCCGAACCGCTGCGAAGGGGGCGGAAATCTTCGGGCTGTCCTATGAGGAATTCGCCGCACAGACCTCCGCCAATTTCGACCGGCTCTTCACCAGGGCGGCGGCATGA
- a CDS encoding DNA polymerase III subunit delta' — MTEELPESDRVPGAPHPRNAASVIGHDHAVQEFLASAQAHRLHHAWLITGPRGIGKATLAWALARWLLAEGQADDLHIPPEHPVARRISALSEPRVNLVRRGFDAKTGRLKAEIGVEDIRALLSFFHMSAAEGGHRVAIVDAADQMNNSAANALLKVLEEPPQGGVILLIAHQPARLLPTIRSRCRELRLSPLPADTMRQVLAGLGTEEDAEALAALSAGSVGEALRLAGQDGLKVYGQIIACFDTLPRFDRIKARAFAEAAGGRATAEGDPFDLRITLLDLFLTRLARSGLMGAPIPEAAAGEGALMARLCPDAEAARIWAEAQSDLSARARAGRAVNLDPAALVMDMLIQLAGLAPAHMKA; from the coding sequence TTGACCGAGGAACTGCCCGAATCCGACCGCGTTCCGGGTGCGCCCCACCCCCGCAATGCTGCCTCTGTGATCGGGCATGATCATGCAGTGCAGGAATTCCTCGCGTCGGCGCAGGCACACCGATTGCACCATGCCTGGCTGATCACCGGACCCAGAGGGATCGGCAAGGCCACTCTGGCATGGGCGCTCGCCCGGTGGTTGCTGGCCGAGGGTCAGGCTGACGACCTTCATATCCCGCCGGAACATCCCGTCGCCCGCCGCATTTCCGCCTTGTCAGAGCCCCGCGTTAATCTTGTCCGGCGCGGCTTCGATGCCAAGACCGGACGGCTGAAGGCCGAAATCGGGGTCGAGGATATCCGCGCTCTGCTGTCATTCTTTCACATGAGCGCCGCTGAAGGCGGTCACCGCGTCGCAATCGTGGATGCTGCCGATCAGATGAACAACTCTGCCGCGAATGCGCTGCTGAAAGTTCTGGAAGAGCCGCCTCAGGGCGGTGTGATCCTGCTGATCGCGCATCAGCCGGCGCGGCTTCTGCCCACGATCCGCTCTCGTTGCCGCGAATTGCGGCTGTCGCCTCTGCCTGCCGACACCATGCGGCAGGTGCTGGCCGGTCTGGGAACCGAGGAGGATGCCGAAGCGCTCGCCGCCCTTTCGGCTGGCTCTGTCGGCGAGGCGCTGCGTCTGGCCGGGCAGGACGGGCTGAAAGTCTATGGCCAGATTATCGCATGTTTCGACACGCTGCCCCGCTTCGACCGCATCAAGGCCCGCGCCTTCGCCGAGGCGGCGGGGGGCCGCGCCACCGCCGAGGGAGATCCCTTCGACCTGCGCATCACGCTGCTGGATCTGTTCCTGACGCGGCTCGCCCGGTCGGGACTGATGGGCGCCCCCATCCCCGAGGCCGCCGCCGGAGAGGGGGCGCTGATGGCCCGCCTCTGCCCCGATGCCGAAGCCGCAAGGATCTGGGCCGAAGCGCAGTCGGATCTGTCAGCGCGTGCCCGCGCGGGACGGGCTGTCAACCTTGACCCTGCTGCACTTGTCATGGATATGCTGATCCAACTGGCCGGGTTGGCCCCGGCGCATATGAAAGCCTGA
- the tmk gene encoding dTMP kinase encodes MAGGKAVSPRMFISFEGIDGSGKSTQARLLAETLREEGHEVVLTREPGGSEGAELIRRLLVEGGAERWSAETEILLFNAARRDHIERTILPALARNATVISDRFADSTRVYQGATRGDLTDKVEALHRLMIEIEPDRTFVIDIDPSEGLARGAARGGNEDRFESMGLGFQEKLRAGFAALAAQHPERVRMIDGTGGKAEIAVRVRAAL; translated from the coding sequence ATGGCAGGCGGCAAGGCAGTAAGCCCGCGCATGTTCATCAGCTTCGAAGGCATAGACGGCAGCGGCAAATCCACACAGGCGCGGCTGCTGGCCGAAACCCTGCGCGAAGAAGGCCACGAGGTCGTGCTGACCCGCGAACCCGGCGGCTCGGAGGGGGCAGAGCTGATCCGTCGCCTTCTGGTTGAAGGAGGCGCGGAAAGATGGTCCGCCGAGACCGAGATTCTGCTGTTCAATGCGGCGCGACGCGATCACATCGAACGAACCATCCTGCCCGCGCTTGCCCGAAACGCCACGGTAATATCCGACCGCTTCGCCGATTCCACCCGGGTTTATCAGGGCGCGACCCGCGGTGATCTGACCGACAAGGTCGAGGCATTGCACAGGCTGATGATCGAAATAGAACCCGACCGGACATTCGTAATCGATATCGACCCGTCCGAAGGTCTCGCAAGGGGGGCGGCGCGGGGCGGAAACGAGGATCGCTTTGAATCGATGGGGCTTGGTTTTCAGGAAAAATTGCGTGCGGGCTTTGCCGCTTTGGCCGCACAGCACCCCGAGCGGGTCCGCATGATCGACGGAACAGGCGGAAAGGCCGAAATCGCCGTGCGTGTCAGGGCCGCGCTTTGA